Proteins encoded by one window of Lutibacter sp. A64:
- a CDS encoding glycoside hydrolase family 95 protein, which translates to MKNILPILLIFIIFGCSKTAEIEQETPLKIWFNQPTTKWDEGLPIGNGSLGSMIYGTPTKEIICLNEETIWSGKKWYNDKKDGNKALGEIRQLLFDGEYVEAEKVVAEKLLAKRLPSGTNANQMLGNLFIENSDLDSLLNYKRELDLNHSIVTTSFQKNGITYKNEYFSSFPDKVMVFKYSADKDSSVSFSAGVKRTENTKIELAENVIKFSEHVGDGIGVKFYAIIHFETKGGKLEVKDGKLVISEADEVIIRVTAVSDYRTDSPKTLCQQNLDHALSLNYNELKEKHIADYRSLFKRVDFHISDNDGLDLPTNQRLKKVKNGGFDNYLTQLQYQFGRYLLISSSRPGTLPANLQGIWVNGLTPPWNSDYHININVQMNYWMSEMTNLSECHEPFLEYIGNLREMGRITAKETYGCSGFVAHHTSDIWHNTFGFGRARYGMWPMGAAWCCQHLYTHFEYTEDKEYLKNYAYPVMKEAAQFFVDFMVIDPKTGQLLSGPSVSPENSFLDKNGEMATISMGSTMDREIIFELFQNCISAADILGIDIDFKNTLQSKMQQMPPLKIGSDGRLMEWVEEFKEENEGHRHISHLYALHPSNQISKTKTPELFEAAKKTIEHRLANGGGHTGWSRAWIINFWARLLEPQKAHENIVALQQKSTLPNLLDKHPPFQIDGNFGLVSGVTEMLMQSHEGEIFVLPALPKEWANGSIKGIVARKGFEVDIEWKEGKLQSLVVRSKLGNNLQVRYGKTLKSFDTKVGEVLKFNNQLLKL; encoded by the coding sequence ATGAAAAACATACTTCCAATATTGCTGATTTTTATAATTTTTGGTTGTTCTAAAACAGCTGAAATAGAGCAAGAAACACCCTTAAAAATTTGGTTTAATCAGCCTACAACAAAATGGGATGAAGGTTTGCCTATTGGTAATGGTAGCTTAGGAAGTATGATTTATGGAACTCCAACAAAAGAAATAATTTGCCTTAATGAAGAAACTATTTGGAGTGGGAAAAAATGGTATAATGATAAAAAGGATGGGAATAAGGCTTTAGGTGAGATTCGCCAATTATTGTTTGATGGTGAATATGTTGAAGCTGAAAAGGTAGTTGCCGAAAAATTATTAGCAAAGCGTTTACCTTCAGGAACCAATGCAAATCAGATGTTGGGGAATTTATTTATTGAAAATTCTGATTTAGATAGCCTTTTGAATTATAAACGTGAATTAGATCTAAACCATTCTATTGTAACAACTTCATTTCAAAAAAATGGGATTACTTATAAGAATGAATATTTTTCTAGTTTTCCCGATAAAGTGATGGTTTTTAAATACTCAGCAGATAAAGATAGTTCTGTTAGTTTTTCTGCAGGTGTTAAACGTACTGAAAATACTAAAATTGAATTGGCTGAGAATGTTATAAAATTTTCTGAGCATGTAGGGGACGGAATAGGTGTTAAGTTTTATGCTATTATTCATTTTGAAACAAAAGGAGGAAAATTAGAAGTTAAAGATGGAAAATTAGTGATATCAGAAGCGGATGAGGTAATTATCCGTGTAACTGCAGTTAGCGATTATCGTACTGATAGCCCGAAGACCTTGTGTCAGCAGAATTTAGACCACGCATTGTCTTTAAATTACAATGAATTAAAGGAAAAACATATTGCTGATTATCGCTCTTTGTTTAAACGAGTAGATTTTCATATTTCAGATAATGATGGTTTAGATTTACCTACAAATCAACGTCTTAAAAAAGTAAAAAATGGAGGCTTCGATAATTACCTTACACAGCTTCAATATCAGTTTGGAAGGTATTTATTAATTAGTAGTTCTAGACCAGGAACATTACCTGCCAATTTACAAGGAATATGGGTTAATGGTTTAACACCTCCTTGGAATTCCGATTATCATATCAATATCAATGTTCAAATGAATTATTGGATGTCAGAAATGACAAATTTATCTGAATGCCATGAACCGTTTTTAGAATATATCGGTAACCTTCGTGAAATGGGGCGAATTACAGCAAAAGAAACTTATGGTTGTAGCGGTTTTGTGGCACACCATACGAGTGATATTTGGCACAATACTTTTGGTTTTGGAAGGGCAAGATATGGTATGTGGCCTATGGGTGCAGCTTGGTGTTGCCAACATTTGTATACACATTTTGAATATACAGAAGATAAAGAGTACCTAAAAAATTATGCATATCCTGTAATGAAAGAAGCTGCGCAGTTTTTTGTAGATTTTATGGTAATTGACCCTAAAACAGGGCAGTTACTTTCAGGGCCTTCTGTATCACCCGAAAATAGTTTTTTAGATAAAAATGGAGAAATGGCAACCATTAGTATGGGATCTACAATGGATAGAGAAATAATTTTTGAATTGTTTCAAAATTGTATTTCAGCTGCAGATATTTTGGGTATCGACATTGATTTTAAAAATACTCTACAAAGTAAAATGCAGCAAATGCCGCCACTTAAAATAGGAAGTGATGGACGTTTAATGGAGTGGGTTGAAGAGTTTAAAGAAGAAAATGAAGGGCATAGACATATATCTCATTTATATGCTTTGCATCCTTCTAATCAAATTTCAAAAACAAAAACACCTGAGTTATTTGAAGCTGCAAAAAAAACCATAGAACATCGATTGGCTAACGGAGGTGGTCATACAGGCTGGAGTCGAGCTTGGATTATAAACTTTTGGGCGCGTTTATTAGAGCCTCAAAAAGCCCATGAAAATATTGTAGCATTGCAACAAAAATCTACATTACCCAACCTATTAGATAAACATCCTCCATTTCAAATTGATGGTAATTTTGGGTTGGTTTCTGGTGTCACAGAAATGTTAATGCAAAGCCATGAAGGAGAAATATTTGTATTGCCTGCTTTACCAAAAGAATGGGCAAATGGTTCAATAAAAGGTATTGTGGCTCGTAAAGGCTTTGAAGTAGATATAGAATGGAAAGAAGGAAAACTTCAATCGCTTGTTGTACGCTCTAAACTGGGAAATAACTTACAAGTTCGTTATGGAAAAACTCTAAAAAGTTTTGATACAAAAGTAGGTGAAGTATTAAAGTTTAACAATCAGTTATTAAAGCTTTAA